From Granulimonas faecalis:
GCCACGGAGAAGCCCACGAGCAGGCCCTGGGCCACGGGCGTGGCCAGCGGGAGGGACGGGGCCAGCGGGGCGGTGAGGGCCGGGACGACGAAGACGGCGATGACGAGGGAGGCGGTGACCACGGCGGCGCTCACGAAGCCGAAGCGGGGAATGTCGTAGTCGGTCTCCCCGAGCCAGCGGCGGGCGAGGTCCGGCGTGCCGGCCGCCCTAGCCACGGTCGTGCCCCTCGAGGGCCTCGACGCGCCGCTCCAGGGCGTCGATGCGCTTGGCCTGAGCCACCAGGTGCCCGATGAGCGACTGGGCCTCGAGGGCGCACATGAGGTGGTCCTGGGCGTGGACGAAGATCATGGAGAGGGGGATGTCCTCTCCGGCGGCGGACCGCTGGATGAACTCGGTCTGGATGTTGTGGGCGTCCACGAGGTCCTGCTCTGCCTGGGCGAGGGCCTTGTCGGCCTCGTCGAAGCGCCCCTCCTCGGCTGCCGCGAGGGCCTCGTAGGCCTCCCCCTTGGCGTTGCCGCCGATGGCCACGATGGCGAAGGCTTTCTCGAGCGCGGTCTCCTGGTTCATCGCATCTCCTGTTCCTGTCGGGTGTCTTGGGCAAGGGCTATGGCCCGGCGCACGTCGCCGGAGGCCTGGGCGAGCAGGGTGTCGGCGGTCTTGGCGTCGACATCGGCGAGGATGGAGACGATGGCCGGCTTGGCCATGCCGCCGGCGTCTTCCAAGGCCGCCTCCGCCCGGGAGGCGTCCGTGCCGCAGGCCTGCTCCACGATGGACAGGGCCCGGGCCCGGAGCTTCTCGTTGGTGGGCTGCACGTCCACCATGAGGTTGCCGAAGGCCTTGCCCGTGCCCACCATGGAGCCCGTCGAGATCATGTTGAGGATCATCTTCTGGGCCGTGCCGGCCTTGAGCCGGGTGGAGCCGGTGAGCACCTCCGGGCCGCAGGAGACCTCGATGGCGAGCCCGGCCATGGTGCCGATGAGGGAGGGGCGGGTGCAGGCCACGGCCACGGTGCGCGCCCCGCGCTCCCGGGCCCGCCGGAGGGCACCGGCCACGTAGGGGGTGCGCCCGCTGGCGGCAAGGCCCACCACCATGTCGGAGGCGCCCACCGAGAGCCCGTCGATGTCGGAGACGCCGAGGCCCTCGTCGTCCTCCGCCCCCTCCACGGCCTGGGTGAATGCCGGGGCGCCCCCGGCGATGAGGCCAACCACCACGCCGTCGGGCACCCCGAAGGTGGGGCGGCACTCCACGGCGTCGAGGACCCCGAGGCGCCCCGACGTGCCGGCCCCCACGTAGACGATGCGCCCCTGGGCGGCCAGGGCGTCCCTGCCCCAGGCGATGGCCTGGGCCACCCGGTCGAGCACCTCGCCCACGGCCCGGGCCACCTCCCGGTCCTCCCGGTTCATGGCCCGGGCCACCTCCAGGGGGCTCATGGTGTCGAGGTCGGATGTCGCGGGGTTGGGACTCTCGGTCACGAGGGATTCGAGATCGACCAAAGCTCCTCCCTTCGTTGTCGCTTTCTGTCGCCCCCTATCGTCGCCGTTCTCACAAGGTGTTCGTCTTGCCATCGGTAAATGACGTCTTTGTACCGCGCCATGGAAAAAAGAAGGGCCGGGAAAGGCCGTCTGCCGACAGAGCGCTACCGTCGGCAGAATGGGAGGGTGGTGATATTCCAGTTTGAGTTCACAGCATGGGCCCAGGTGCCCCGAGCGGTGCCCCTATTCGGCCTCCCCGAGGGCCTTGTGGTGGTAGTTGCCGGCAAAGCGCTGGGAGGCGGCGTCGTAGTCGCGCAGGGCCACCACGGTGAACAGGATGTCCACCACGTGAAGCTGGGCGATGCGGCTGGCCATGGCGCCGCTCCTCAGGCCGTGCTCGCTCGCGGCGACGCAGAGGGCGACGTCGGTGTAGGGGAGCAGCCCGTGGCCGCTCACGGCCGCCGTGACCGAGATGACCGGTGCGCCGGCCTCCTTGCAGCGTCGGGCGCACTCCACCACCTCGCGGGTCTCCCCGGAGTAGCTGAAGGCCACGGCCACGTCGTCGGGGCCGATGTTCTTGGCGGCGAGGAGCTGGGCGTGCCAGTCGGCGTTGCAGGTGCACGGGATGTTGGCCCGGAGGAGCTTGAGGCCCAGGTCCTCGGCCACGATCTGGGACGCCCCCATGCCGAAGAGCACCACGTTCTTGGCGTGGCCCACCAGGTAGGCCGCCCGGTCCACGGCCGAGACGTCGAGGGCCACGGCGGTGGCGTCGAGGGCGTGGACGGTGCGGCTGCTGAGCTTGTGGATCACCGACCGGGTGGAGTCGCTCCGGCCCACGTCGCCCATGGAGGCCCGGGCCGAGCGGCGCCGCACGGCGAGGTCGTAGATCAGGGCCTGCTGGAAGTCGCGGTAACCCCTGTAACCGAGCTTGTGGACCAGGCGCATGATGGTGGACACCGATGCGCCCGTGGCCTCGGCCAGGGAGCGCACGGTGAGGCCCGCCGCCCGCTCCACGTCGCCCACCACGTACTCGATGACGGGGGCCTCCGCGGGGCTCGCATAGCGCAGGTACTCCTCCAGCTTGAAGTTGGTGCCGCTGATCTCCATGGGCCTCTCCGGGCGGTATGCGGGCGACGACGCGCCGCTGTGGCGGGGTGTCTCGGCAAAACGGGGGTGCGGCCGCGCCACGGTGGCGTTATGGGCGGCGTCGACGGGGCTCAGGCCTGCCCCTGCCGCCTGAGCTCCCGCTCCACCAGGTCGGCCGCGTCGGCCACCGTGAGCCCGAACTCCTCCAGGAACCTGCCCTTGAGGGTCCTCAGCACGAAGTCGGCCGGGTCCATGCGTCCCGGCGGGCGCCCGATGCCCACCTCCACCCGCTTGAAGTCGCGGGTCTTGAGCTTGTCGGCGATGGAGCGCAGGCCGTTGTGGCCGTCGAGGCCGCCGCCCGCCTTGTACTTGACCGCACCTGCGGGGATGTCGAGCATGTCGTGGACCACGAGGATACCCTCGGGCTGCACCCGGTGCTCCCGGGCCAGCTTGGAGACGGGGCCGCCGCTCGTGTTCATGAAGCTCTGGGGTTTGGCGAGGAGCACCGTCTGCCCCTCGACGGTGCAGGGGGCGACGAGGGCGCCGGCATCCTGCTTCCAATAGCCGGCCCCCCATCGCTCGGCGAGGAGGTCCACCACCTGGAAGCCGGCATTGTGCCGGGTCTCGGCATACTCGTCCCCGGGGTTGCCGAGCCCCACGACCATGCCGATGGGCACGGGTGCCTTGGATGGGTTGGCCCCCCGGGGCCTTTTGCCGCCGGTGGGGGCCTGGTCGCGGTTCCTTGCTGCCATGGTGCTCCTTGCTGTCGAGGAGGTGACGTGTCCAGTATGGCCCACGGCGCCATTGCGGGGAGGCGGGGCCGCCATGGGCCCGGTGCCGTTGCCCTCCGCGCCACCGTGGCGCGGCCTTCTGACAAAACGGGGATGGCTCCTCGCCGCCGTGGCGCGGCTGGCCTTTATGGCGGTGCCACGGGCCCGGACCTGCGGCCGCCACCGTGGGGCACGGGGCCGAACCCGGCCGGTCGGTGCCTGCCCGCGCCCGGGAGACACAGAAAGCCCCCGTCCCCTCCTGAGGGAGACGGGGGCGGGGCCAGGGTCCCATACTCGGGGGGCGGGGTCGCCCCGGGCCGAGGTCGCCGACCCTAGAGGTTCATGTCGGCGCCCACCATGCCGCTCACGCTCACCTCGTTGTAGATGCGCTGGATGCACTCGGCGAACTCGTCGGCCACCGAGATGGTCTTGATCTTGCCGTCGTAGCAGGCGGGGTCCAGGGGCACGGCGTCGGTGACCACGCACTCCACGATGGGGGCGTCCTCGATGCGCTCCACGCCGGGGCCCGAGAAGATGCCGTGGGTGGCGCAGACGTAGATGTCGCCGGCGCCGAGCTTCTTGAGCTCGCGGACGCTGGCGCAGAGGGTGCCGGCGGTGTCGATCATGTCATCGTTGATGATGCAGGTCTTGCCCTTGATGTCGCCGATGATTCCGGTGACGGCGGCCTGGTTGTGCTTGGGGCGGCCCTTGTGGGCGATGGCCAGCGAGCAGCCGAGCATGTCGGAGAGCTTCTTGGCGGCCTTGGCGCGGCCCACGTCGGGCGAGACCACCACGAGCTCGTCGGTGTCGAAGTCCATGGCGTTGTAGTACTCGCCGAAGAGGGGCATGGCGGTGATGTGGTTCACCGGGATGTTGAAGAAGCCCTGGATCTGGTTCTGATGGAGGTCGAGGGTGACCACGCGGTCGACGCCGGCGGTCTCGAGGAGGTTGGCCACGAGGCGGGCCGTGATGGGCTCGCGGGGGGCTGCCTTGCGGTCTTGGCGGGCGTAGCCGTAGTGGGGGATGACCGCCGTGAAGGTGCGGCAGGAGGCGCGGCGGGCGGCGTCGGCGGTGATGAGGGTCTCCATCATCATGTCGTTGACGTTGGCGCCCACGATGGACTGGATGAAGAAGACGTCGGCCCCGCGCACCGACTCGTCGAAGCGCGCGTAGATCTCGCCGTTGGCGAACTTCTCGAGGAGGAGCCCCGAGAGCTCGACGCCGAGCAGGTCGGCGATGCGCTGGGCCAACACCGGGTTGCTGGAACCGGTGTAGAGCTTGAAGCGCTTGGTCATCGGTGTGATCTTGTTGAGGTCCTGATCCTGGTTCATGGTCGCCTTTCTCTACGACTCTCGGCTGGCGGCGCGCTTGGCGGCGTACCCTTCGACATTGGTCTGACGGGCCCGGGCGATGCCCAGGGCGCCGTCAGGAACGTCCTCGACGATGCAGCTGGCGGCCCCGGTTATGACGTCGGAGCCCAGGTTCACGGGGGCCACCATCATGGTGTTGGAGCCGATGAAGGCCCGGTCGCCGATGGTGGTGGGGTTCTTCTCGTAGCCGTTGTAGTTGCAGGTGATCGACCCGGCCCCCACGTTGACGTCGTCGCCCATGGCGGTGTCGCCGATGTAGGAGAGGTGCGGGACCTTGGAGCCGCGCCCGATCGTGGACTTCTTGATCTCCACGTGGGTGCCGGCCTTGGAGCCGTCCAGCATGTGGGTGCCGGGGCGCAGGTAGGCGCGGGGGCCGCAGGAGACGTCGTTCTCGATGAGGGCGCCCTCGGCCACGGTCTCGTCGACGGTGCAGCGGTCGCCCACCGAGGTGTCGGTGAGGCGGGAGTCGGGGCCCACGACGCAGTCCTCGCCGACGGAGGTGGAGCCCCACAGGTAGGTGCCGGGCAGGAGCTCGGTGTCGCGGCCCACGGTGACGCCGGGGCCCACCCACACGAGGTCGGGGTCGAGCATGGTGACGCCCTCGGCCATGAGCCGGCCGTTGATGCGGCGCTGCATGACCTTGGTGGCCTCGGCGAGCTGGGTGCGCGAGTTGACGCCGAGCATCTCGGTGTCGTCCTCCACGTGCACGGCGGTGACGGAGAGGCCGTGGCCCTTGAGGATCTCCACCATGTCGGTGATGTAGTACTCGCCCTGGACGTTGTCGTTGCCGATCTCGCCGATGTGGGCGGCCAGCTGGGCGCCGTCGAAGGCGTAGACGCCGGAGTTGCACTCGGTGAGGCTGGCGCGCTGCTCCTCGGTGCAGTCCTTGTGCTCCACGATGGCCACGACCTCGCCGGCGTCGTCGAGGACGATGCGGCCGTAGCCGGTGGGGTCCTCGGGCGCCATGGTGAGCACGGCGGCGGCGCGGCCGCCGTCGGTCACCTGGTCGGTGAGGGCGGCGATGGTGGAGGGCTCCACGAGGGGCGTGTCCCCGTACAGCACGGCCACGCACCCCGAGGCGACGCCCGTCTCGTCGAGGGCGACCTTGAGTGCGTGGCCGGTGCCGAGGCGCTCGCCCTGGAGCACGCACTCGACGTTCTCGTCGGCGAGGAGCTCCCTGACCTCCTCGGCGCCGTTGCCCACGACCACGACGACGCGGTCCGCGCCCGCCTGGCGGGCGGCCTCGACCGCCCAGACCACGAGGGGACGGCCGAGCATCCTGTGGGCCACTTTGGGGTGTTTGGACTTCATGCGGGTGCCCTCGCCGGCGGCGAGGACGATGGCGGTGAATGCCATAGAAGGGTGCCTCCTGGGCAACGGGCCGCGGCCGTTGAACTCGCGGCACAGATGCATGAACGCCTTGCATGATAACGCAGATAGGAGCCGCTTCGGCGAGGCCGTGGGGAGCCCGTGGTACACTTGCCTCCCACAGGGGCATCGTCCAACGGTCAGGACCCTGGTTTTTGGTACCAGTTATGGGGGTTCGAATCCCTCTGCCCCCGCCAGCGCGCGGCAGGCCGCCCGGCAACCGCCGGCGGCCTTTTTTCATGCACGTATCGTCGGCGGTGCTGGAGGCTCAGGCGGTGATGACGCGCGTCTCGGCGGCGACCGCGGGGTCGCTGCGGTCGGAGACGACCGTGACGCGGTCCAGCGGGAGCACCCTGACGTTTAGGACCTCCCCGAACTTGGAGGAGTCGGCGAGCACGTAGGTCTCCTTGGCGTGCTCGGCCACCACCTGCTTCTTGTTGGACTCCTGCATGCTCGGCGTGGTGACCCCGAACCTGACGTCGACGCCGTTGGCCCCCAGGAACGCCCGGTCGAACACGAAGCGCCCGACGTTCTCCTCGGTCATGGGGCCGTACACGGAGGAGAGGTCGGGGCTCAGGATGCCGCCCAGCATCACGAGGGTGGCGCAGGGGTCGGCACCTGCGAGGGAGAACGCGTCGGCGTTGGTGGTGACCACCGTGACCGGCCTCGCCATGAGGAGGGCGAGCAGGGCCGAGCAGGTGGACCCGGAGTCCACGTAGACCGTCTCGCCGTCCTCCACGAGGGCGGCCGCCGCCGCCGCGATGGCGCGCTTCTCACCCACGTGGATGGCCGCCTTGACGCTGATGGGTGTCTCGCGGGGGCCGCCGGCGGCCTTCACGGCGCCGCCGCTCAGGCGCTGGAGCCTGCCGTCCGCCTCGAGCTCGCGCACGTCGCGCCGGAGCGTCGACTCCGACACCTCGGGCAGGAGCTCCTGTATGTCGGAGAAGCGCACGACCTCCTCCTGGGAGAGGAGGTCGAGGATGGTCTGCTGACGCTTGTAGGGGATCATGGGCCCTCGTGTTCCCGATGGGGCCTTCTCGGCCCGGTGGTCGACTGTCTATGACTGTACATGACCGTCCATGAAAGAAATCTACCGCTCGCGGGAGATTACCTACCGTTCATCCCATGGAATGACCCTAAGTGACAGGAAATGATAGTTTCCAACTCTGAGTGACAGTTTGTGACGGTATAGTCCTTCTCAACGACTGCAAATGAACGTGGTTGACAGGAATTGACGGAAGAGAAGGAGACGCCCCATGAAACTGGCCACCCGCATCAACTCGTTCCTCTCGGAGGCGGACGGCGACCTCGCCTCCGTGCTCCAGGAGTTCTCGGGGCTCGGCCTCACCCACTGCGACTTCAACTATCCCGAGCACGTGGAGGGCCTGCTCGCGGCCGACCTCAAGGCCATGCTCGACGCCAACGGGCTCGAGGCCAACGGCGTCGCCGTGCGCTTCCGCAGGCACTTCCTCAACGGCGAGTTCGGCAACGCCGACCCCGCGGTCGCCGCCGACGCCCTCGCCCTCGCCAAGGAGGGCACCGACTACTGCCGTGCCATCGGCGGCAGGGTGGTCACCCTCTGGCTGGGCTTCGACGGCTTCGACTACCCCTTCCAGGCCGACTACCGCCGCATGTGGGACGCCGTCGCCTCGGCCTTCCGCGAGCTCTGCGACTACGCCCCCGACGTGCTCTTCTCCATCGAGTACAAGCCCTTCGAGGAGCGCTCCTTCGCCTTCATCGACAGCTTCGGGCTCGTGCTCGCCATGATCGACGAGATCGACCGCCCCAACATCGGCGCCACCCTCGACTACTGCCACATGCTCATGAAGCATGACAACCCCGCGTACGGCGCCGACATCCTCGGCTCCAGGGGGCGCCTCTTCGGCGTCCACCTCAACGACGGCTACGGGCGCTTCGACGACGGCCTCATGGTGGGCACCGTCACCCTGCCCCAGACCCTCGAGTTCCTCTACTACGTGAAGAAGCACGGCTTCGACCACGCCGTCTACTTCGACACCTTCCCCAAGCGCGAGCGCGCGGCCGCCGAGTGCGCGGCCAACGTCGCCATGGTGCGCCGCATCGACGAGACCATCGACCGCCTGGGCCTCGACCGCATCCAGGCCGCCGTGGACGCCAACGACGGCGTGGGCGTGAGCCGCCTCGTGCTCGACGCCTTCATGAAGTGAGCCCCGGAGAAACGGAGAGAGGAAACCACGATGGACTACAAAGTGACGGCCGAGAGGATCCTCGAGTACGTCGGCGGCCCCGAGAACGTCGCGAACGTCTCCCACTGCGCCACGCGC
This genomic window contains:
- the pth gene encoding aminoacyl-tRNA hydrolase, which gives rise to MVVGLGNPGDEYAETRHNAGFQVVDLLAERWGAGYWKQDAGALVAPCTVEGQTVLLAKPQSFMNTSGGPVSKLAREHRVQPEGILVVHDMLDIPAGAVKYKAGGGLDGHNGLRSIADKLKTRDFKRVEVGIGRPPGRMDPADFVLRTLKGRFLEEFGLTVADAADLVERELRRQGQA
- a CDS encoding sugar phosphate isomerase/epimerase family protein produces the protein MKLATRINSFLSEADGDLASVLQEFSGLGLTHCDFNYPEHVEGLLAADLKAMLDANGLEANGVAVRFRRHFLNGEFGNADPAVAADALALAKEGTDYCRAIGGRVVTLWLGFDGFDYPFQADYRRMWDAVASAFRELCDYAPDVLFSIEYKPFEERSFAFIDSFGLVLAMIDEIDRPNIGATLDYCHMLMKHDNPAYGADILGSRGRLFGVHLNDGYGRFDDGLMVGTVTLPQTLEFLYYVKKHGFDHAVYFDTFPKRERAAAECAANVAMVRRIDETIDRLGLDRIQAAVDANDGVGVSRLVLDAFMK
- the glmU gene encoding bifunctional UDP-N-acetylglucosamine diphosphorylase/glucosamine-1-phosphate N-acetyltransferase GlmU, encoding MAFTAIVLAAGEGTRMKSKHPKVAHRMLGRPLVVWAVEAARQAGADRVVVVVGNGAEEVRELLADENVECVLQGERLGTGHALKVALDETGVASGCVAVLYGDTPLVEPSTIAALTDQVTDGGRAAAVLTMAPEDPTGYGRIVLDDAGEVVAIVEHKDCTEEQRASLTECNSGVYAFDGAQLAAHIGEIGNDNVQGEYYITDMVEILKGHGLSVTAVHVEDDTEMLGVNSRTQLAEATKVMQRRINGRLMAEGVTMLDPDLVWVGPGVTVGRDTELLPGTYLWGSTSVGEDCVVGPDSRLTDTSVGDRCTVDETVAEGALIENDVSCGPRAYLRPGTHMLDGSKAGTHVEIKKSTIGRGSKVPHLSYIGDTAMGDDVNVGAGSITCNYNGYEKNPTTIGDRAFIGSNTMMVAPVNLGSDVITGAASCIVEDVPDGALGIARARQTNVEGYAAKRAASRES
- a CDS encoding DeoR/GlpR family DNA-binding transcription regulator, producing MIPYKRQQTILDLLSQEEVVRFSDIQELLPEVSESTLRRDVRELEADGRLQRLSGGAVKAAGGPRETPISVKAAIHVGEKRAIAAAAAALVEDGETVYVDSGSTCSALLALLMARPVTVVTTNADAFSLAGADPCATLVMLGGILSPDLSSVYGPMTEENVGRFVFDRAFLGANGVDVRFGVTTPSMQESNKKQVVAEHAKETYVLADSSKFGEVLNVRVLPLDRVTVVSDRSDPAVAAETRVITA
- a CDS encoding MurR/RpiR family transcriptional regulator; this translates as MEISGTNFKLEEYLRYASPAEAPVIEYVVGDVERAAGLTVRSLAEATGASVSTIMRLVHKLGYRGYRDFQQALIYDLAVRRRSARASMGDVGRSDSTRSVIHKLSSRTVHALDATAVALDVSAVDRAAYLVGHAKNVVLFGMGASQIVAEDLGLKLLRANIPCTCNADWHAQLLAAKNIGPDDVAVAFSYSGETREVVECARRCKEAGAPVISVTAAVSGHGLLPYTDVALCVAASEHGLRSGAMASRIAQLHVVDILFTVVALRDYDAASQRFAGNYHHKALGEAE
- the murQ gene encoding N-acetylmuramic acid 6-phosphate etherase; the encoded protein is MVDLESLVTESPNPATSDLDTMSPLEVARAMNREDREVARAVGEVLDRVAQAIAWGRDALAAQGRIVYVGAGTSGRLGVLDAVECRPTFGVPDGVVVGLIAGGAPAFTQAVEGAEDDEGLGVSDIDGLSVGASDMVVGLAASGRTPYVAGALRRARERGARTVAVACTRPSLIGTMAGLAIEVSCGPEVLTGSTRLKAGTAQKMILNMISTGSMVGTGKAFGNLMVDVQPTNEKLRARALSIVEQACGTDASRAEAALEDAGGMAKPAIVSILADVDAKTADTLLAQASGDVRRAIALAQDTRQEQEMR
- a CDS encoding ribose-phosphate diphosphokinase, with amino-acid sequence MNQDQDLNKITPMTKRFKLYTGSSNPVLAQRIADLLGVELSGLLLEKFANGEIYARFDESVRGADVFFIQSIVGANVNDMMMETLITADAARRASCRTFTAVIPHYGYARQDRKAAPREPITARLVANLLETAGVDRVVTLDLHQNQIQGFFNIPVNHITAMPLFGEYYNAMDFDTDELVVVSPDVGRAKAAKKLSDMLGCSLAIAHKGRPKHNQAAVTGIIGDIKGKTCIINDDMIDTAGTLCASVRELKKLGAGDIYVCATHGIFSGPGVERIEDAPIVECVVTDAVPLDPACYDGKIKTISVADEFAECIQRIYNEVSVSGMVGADMNL
- a CDS encoding PTS lactose/cellobiose transporter subunit IIA, giving the protein MNQETALEKAFAIVAIGGNAKGEAYEALAAAEEGRFDEADKALAQAEQDLVDAHNIQTEFIQRSAAGEDIPLSMIFVHAQDHLMCALEAQSLIGHLVAQAKRIDALERRVEALEGHDRG